The genomic interval AATGCAACGGTGTTGAGCAGCACCTCCGTCTTGCCGGTCTGGCTCGACGACATCACGACGACGCTTTCGACCGCCGGATCGGAGATCGCGTCCATGATGCCGCGCTGGTAGATGGCCCGTTCCGTGCGCCAGCGGCCGGGCTCGGCGCTGGCTTCGGAACTCAGGCGGCGCCTGGCGTCGGCCCATTCACTGATCGTCAGGGTCGGCGGCGGCGCCAGGATCATCAGCGCCTTGCGTGTCGCCTGCGCCAGCCGCGCCGGCCCCTTCAGCATCAACGGCGATGGTCGGGAGGCTGGCGAGTTCCGCGAGCGCTTCGGTGATCGCGTCGCGGATCTGCGCGCGCGTGCCGGCAATGGTCGTCTCCTCGTGGACGAGCGGCGCCAGCCTGTCGGGTAGGACCAGCAGACGCGCGCGCAGGCGGGCCAGCACCGCGATCCACGCCTCCTCGACCTGAGCGGCCGGCAAGAGATCGCCGCGCCGAACTTGGGCGTCCATTTCGGCGAGATCGGCCTTGGCCTTGATCAGCCGGGCGCGCTCGACACCGAAATCGGCGGCGCCCGTCTGCGACCGCGTCGCCAGCTCGCGCAGGTAGCGCACATAGCCGCGCACCGTGCCGACGAGATCGTAGCGCCCGCGCTCGGGGCCGGTGCGGGCTGACGCCGGGATGATCCCGTCGCGCGCCAGCTGCTGGACCCGCCTTTCGGTCAGGTCCAGGAGCCGGGCGATGACCGCGATCGGTTGGGTATTGGTCGCCATGAACGGGGGCCGCTCCCGGGCAAGATCAGGTCATGTCGGGAGCCCCGCCATCACTGCAGAAAAAGCAATGAAATGATGCACTTATCGACTTGATGAGGGTGCCGATCAGAGCCTGTATGGGGTCACCATCAAGCGCTGGAGACCGCCATGACCAAGTCCCGAAACACCGCTTCCGCCCTCGACGCTTTCATCGCCAAGAAGGCGGAGATCGACGCGATGCTGGAGCGCATCAAGGTGCTGAGCGACGACCATTTCGACACCAGCCCCGACGAGATCAACTGGGGCCACGTCGGAACGCTCAGCCACTACGCCGAACTCCTGAAGCGCATCACCGACGCCGCCTTCAAGGAGGGCGAGCACGCCGATTAGGCGCGCTGCTTCCCGCCTTCGCCCCGATGGGCGCGCCCTCGGGGCTCGGGGCAGTAGAAGGTCCGCGATGGTCGCGCGCCTCTCCTGAAGAAGGGTTGCCCCATGACCAAACTCTCCGACACACAGACGATCGTCCTCAGCGCCGCCGCGCAGCGCGCGAACATGCTGGCGCTACCGCTCCCGAAGAACCTCAAGGGCGGCGCCGCGCAGAAAGTGATCGCTTCGCTCCTCAAGCAGGGCCTGCTTGAAGAGATCGATGCCGACGCGCGCATCGGCGAGCACGTCTGGCGCGAGACCGGCGACGGCCACGGCGTCACACTCGCGATCACCGAGCACGGGCTCGCCGCCATTGGCATCGAGCCGGAGGCCTCGCGCGACGCTGCGGAGCCGACGCAAAGCGATCACGCTGCCGTCAAGACGCCAACGAAGCCAAATGCCCGCGAAGGCAGCAAGCAGGCCCAGCTGATCGCCATGCTGCAGGGCGCCGACGGAGCAACCATCGCCGAGATCGCCGCCGCCTTCGGCTGGCAGCCGCACACCGTGCGCGGCGCCATCGCCGGGGCGCTCAAGAAGAAGCTCGGGCTCGACGTGACCTCCGAGAAGATCGAGGGACGCGGTCGGGTCTACCGCCTCAGCCGGGAGGGTTGAGGCCATGGCGAGGATCACCATCCACGACCGTCTCGTCGCCGCCCTGCAGCACCGAGGCGAAGCGATCATCGCTGATGCGCGCTCGACCCGCTACACGGTCCTCACGCGAACGCGCCGGGAAACCGGCGAACAGGTCGGCTTCTATTTTGTCGGCCGTGCCGGCGCGCTCCGGGCCGGCCGCACCGTTGGCGAGAGCCGGCCGGTGGGCGCCGACTTCCGGGCGAAGCTGCTCGGAACGACCACCCGCTGACACGCCATCATCACTGAGCCGCCGCTGCCCGCCATGGGCGGCGGCGTTTTGCTTATGCAGTCCAAGAGCGCATTCTCTCGAACATGCGCCGCACGGCATAGCTGCGCGCCACGGATACCAGCGTGAATAGAGCGCCGATCAACAGATTGTCGCTCAGGGACACCTGCAGACCGAACAGCGGGAAGACCGCGATCTGGGTCAGCACGGCCACGCCGTAACCGATCGCGACATTGCTCAACGCCTCGATCAAGGACATTCGGCGCGACTGCATCATGCGGCGTCCTGATCGCTGTCACGAGCGCCGATGCGCTCGGTCTTCACCTTGTCGAAGCTGCGATTCTCGCCGTCCAGCCTTGCCGATTTCCCCGTGAAGGCCTGCCAGCGGTTGACGATCACGTCACAAAAGGTCTCAGAGAGTTCGAGGCCGTAGACGCGTCTACCCGTGCGCTCGCCCGCGATGATCTGCGAGCCCGAGCCCGAGAAGGGCTCGTAGCAGATTTCCCCCGGCACGGTGTGCAGCTCCATCGGCAGCGTGAACACGCGCACCGGTTTCGAGGTCGGGTGCTCGCGCGTCTCGATCTCGCTCGACGGGATGGACCACACCGTCGTCGGCCAGTTCTCGAAGCCTTCGCGGTTGACGCGCGGCTTGTTGCCCGAGCGCCAGCCGAACAGGCAGGGCTCGTGCGCCCACAGCATGATCGAGCGCGTGAGCACCGGACGGCTCTTGGCCCAGATGATCTGCTGGTGATGCAGAACGTCGAACTTCGACCAGCAGGCTTCCAGCATCGCCTGGCGCCGCGAGGCATGCCAGCAATACCAGGCCGCGTCCTCCTTGATGGCGCAGTCGATGGCGACCTGCATGAACGCTTCATAGAACTGCGGCCCCTGGGATGAATCGTCCCAGTGCTTCTGTTCGATGTAGTCGTCGGACCAGTCCTTGTTCGCGATCTTCTTGGCGCGGGCGGATGCGTTCTTCTTCGTCGGATGGTTGGTGCCGTCATAGTCGACGAGGTAGGGCGGATCGGTCGCAAACAGCGCGGCGCGTTCGCCGTTCATCAGTCGGATGACATCCTTGGCCGAGATCGAATCTCCGCAGAGCAGGCGGTGCTCCCCAAGGATCCAGAGATCGCCGCGGCGGGTGACGGGCGTGGCGGGCGGCTCCGGAACCTCGTCTTCGTCCACCAGCCCCTCGACGGGCGCCTCGGCCAGGAGACGGGCCAGTTCGTCGTCCTCGAAACCGGTCAGCGCCAGGTCGAACTCGTCGAGCTTCAGATCGGCCAGTTCGAGCTTGAGCAGCTCGTCGTCCCAGCTCGCATTCTGATGCGAGCGGTTGTCCATCAGCCGGTAGGCGCGCAGCTGCGCCGGCGTCAGGCCATGCGCGACATGCACCGGCACGCTCGTCATGCCGAGCCGCTTGGCCGCCTCGTAGCGGGTGTGGCCGACGACGATCACCATGTCCTCGTCGACGACGATCGGCTGACGCCAGCCGAACTCGGCCAGCGAGGCGGCGACCGTGGCGACAGCCTCCTCGTTGCGGCGCGGGTTGCGCGCATAGGGCACAAGCTTGTCGATCGGCGTTTCGACGACGTCCATGGTCGGTCCGGTGCGATGGGTGAAGGATCTGATCCGGCGGTCGCGAAGCCCGCCGACGCGCTGCGCCGGCGAAACCAGTGCCGCTTCGCCGATGCGCTCGAAACGAAACGCCCCCGACCGGCGGCTACGCTGTCGCCGAGGTCCGCAGACGCCCAAGTGTTTGAATTCACGAGCGCGACGATGCGAGCGAAACGAAATGGCCTATTTCGGCGCCGTCACTGGGAAAGTGTCGCGCCATTGCCGCCAGCATACGATTTCGGCCAGGGAGGAACCGTGCATCTCGCCGGTCGGTGATCATCCCCGCACGCGGCTCGCCTGAGGATACCGGAGAACTAGCCCAAATCGCCGATGTGTGTCTCGCCGGGAAATGTCTCAGCGAAAATTGTCTCACGAATCAAAATGAACTTGACGACCGAACTCGGTCGACGAGGAAGGCGCGCGAACGCTTCGCCGGCACTTGCTGTCCATTCAGCTTCCAGGTGATGACGCTGAGGCCGTACTCCCAGCGGCGGCACGCCGTGGCGCGGGAGATCCCAAAGCGCCAGCAGATCGGCTTCCACGGCGTGCCCTCGGCGCGCGCCCAGACAAGCCGGGCATCGTCGGGCTCCAGCCATCTGAGCCAGGGCAGCGTCGCCTCCATGCGGCTGATGGCGTCCGGCAAGGGCGGCGGACGCTTCATGCGCGGCGGCTCCTGACCGACGAGATCAGCGAACTCATGCACGATCTTCGGCCACACCGAGAAATACCCCTGCACCCGAACCTCGGGGAGGCGCTTCATGACGTCAGCAGCTTCGATCAGCCGCTCCTCGACTTGTTCGCGAGTCCAATCAGCCATGCCGTTGCTCCGTCGGCAGGCGCCGTCCGCCATAGAGCTTCTCGCCGAGCTGGCGAACCAGTTCTCGCTCGGGCCAGGTGAGGCGCGGATCGGTGGGGCTGACGACGAGGAGGCCCTGCTCGCGCCAACCCTCCCGCTTGACCTCTTCGGCCGACCGGCGTTCGCCGCCATATCCTTTCGGCAGCCATCTCATCGTCCGACCTCCTGCAGCACCGCTGCATAGCCGGCGATGTCGAGGATCGAGTCCTGATGCTTCGGATCGTGCCCGAGCCGCGCCAGCTTCAGATCGATGAGGCAGAGCACGACCTCCGCCGGCGTGATGGGCCGGCCGAGCGTGATCGACCAGCGTCTGGCGACCACGGCCATCGCGGCGGCCGGCTCGCCGTATATCTTGCGGCGCTCGGCGACGACCGACGCGGCATGTTTGAGCATCGTCTCCCCGCTCATCGCACACCTCCCTCGGTCTCGATGGCCCAGAGCAGGATGGCGATGGCGTCGGCTTCATTATCGTCCGCGGGTGAGAAGCCGCGGGCGCGAACGGCGGCCATGACGGCGGCCTTGTCGGCGTTGCCCTTGGCGGCGACGTGCCGCTTGATCGTGCCGACCGGAACGCCCTGATAGGCGATCGCGTGGCTCTCACACCAAGCGCTCAGCGTCGCCAGGAAGCCGCCATAGAGATGGGCCGCATCGGTACCGACATGCCGGCGAACCTCCTCGAAATAGATCGCCGCGAGACCGCCGGCGTCGGCGGCGATCTGGTCCAGCCAGCTCCGGAAGCGCAGGTAGCGCATGCCGCCACCGTCATAGCGGCTCGGCCGGAAAGAGACCGTGCCGCTCGTGATCAGGCCGTCATGGCTGCGCAACGCCCAGCCAGTCGTGGTGCCGAGATCGAGGCTGAGAATGGCGCGATGCGCATGAGCCGGATGCGGACGGAATGTGATGACCCCCGCTTCGGCGGGGCCGGTTTCGATGGTCGAGATCATGATTGTCTCCAAGGAGCGCGGGCAAGGGTCGGGTTTCGGATCGAAGACCCATCGCGGCGGACCGGTCGCTGCCGCCGGGAGACGGCCGAGTTGACGGAGCATGCCCATCAGAGCACCTCCTTGAGCCAGTCCGGCGCAACGCCGTTCGGGGAACGTGGTGAGGGATGTTCCCCCGCATGTTCCCCGGTGCAAGCCGTTGAGGAACAAGCGCTTTGGGAAGGTGACGAAGGTGGGGAACGTTTTTCCCCATCCTCCATCGCGTGGGCGCAGCCGCGCACATGCGTTAGTGTCGAAAAACGTTCCCCATGTTCCCCACGTTCCCCGGAGCCTTTTGTTTCAATGGGTTGTGCCGGGGAACGTTGGGTTTCGACGTTCCCTTTTTCGGCGCAACGTTCCCCGCCCGATGCCGCGACACCTTGCGGAAAACGTTCCCCACGTTCCCCTTCGATCGTGAGCTGCCAGCGCTTGGCCTGATGGGAGACGCCCAGCGTGCGCACGCGCATCTTGCGGCCGTCGATATCGAAGACCCGGTCGCGCATGCGGGCGAGCGCCTTGCCGAGCCGTGTGCGCTGTGACCGGTCGCCCCCGGCGCCCAGCGGCAGCGGCGGCTCGCAGGCCAACGCCACCTCATAGAGATCGCTGGTGCCGACCTCCGCCGTCCCGAAGCGGTCCCACCAGGCGCCGATGAAACTGCGCCAGATCGCGCCCTCGCCATCGGCGGCAGCGAGCATCTCGTCGAGGTTGGCGAGAAACCCTTCGATCCCGGCGACCTCGAGGACGCCGCCCATGATGCGCGACCAGCTCTCGTAGCTCCCGATCATGCGCGCGCCCCGTGGCCTGCCGGCGGCCAGCCAGGCCCGGCACAGCGTAAGGCAGGCCGCGACGAGGCGGGGCCGGTTGGCGCGGACCCAGCTCATGAGATCGGGGTGACGGAACCCCTCGCGCCGCCAGGGTTGATCAACACGGGCGTCGAGGCGGATGCGCACGATGCGGCGCGCCATCTCGTTGGAGAATTCGGGATTGTTGCCGGTCGCGATCCAGACGCAGCGGATCGGCAATCGCGTCATCTCGGACGCCCCGAGAATCCGGTCCTCCCAGAAGGGTGCGGTGAGCGCTGCCGCGAGCGCCGAGGAGTCGAGCGGATGACGCAGATTGTCGATGAGCACGATCGAGGGAATCTGGCGCAGCTTGGCGGTCAGCCGCTTGCGCCACTCTTCGTCGTCGCGGCCCTCGGTCATCACGGAGGCGCTGACGCCGGTGAGCACGGTCGCGATTGCGTCGACCATCAGGGTCGCGCCGGTGCCGGGTGTCGGCTTCTCGATCAGGTGGAGCGGCGTCGGCGCGTCGATCATGGCGCGAAGAAAGCCGAGCAGCATCAAGGCAACGGCATGCGCCCGCTCCGCGTGGCCGGTGAAGGGGAACTCGCCGAGCATGTCGTCGACGATGAGACTGCGCGCGGTCGCGATCTCCGCCGGCGACGGGCGCTCCGGCACCTGCGGCACGGCAAAGCCTGGTGTCGGCTGGTAGAGCAGCCGCGCATCGGGGTGGTAGCCGGGCTCGGTCAGGAGGGCGCCATTGCGGCCGAAGACCGGCGTGGTGACGATCCCCGCCAGGACCGGCAGGCCGGGATCGGGCGTCGCCAGCAGCGACTTGATGAGCGGCGTCGGCGGATGCGCGGGAACGAGATCGCCGTTTCGCGCCAGACGCCGCCAATCGGCGAGCTTGGCCAGCATGTGGCGCAGGCGCTCTTCCGTCACCGGCCGGGCCATGGGCAGGCCGTCATCGTCGTGCACGGCCCATGTCGGCATGCCGCCGCTGCGAAAGAGCCAGGGTGTCCTGTTCGAGGCGAGCAGCAAACCCCAGCTGCGTGCGTGGGCGCGGGCGAGATCGCCCTCATCGGCGCGCAGTTGCGGCAAGCGCCCCTGGGGCTCGACGAAGCCGATCGGGCGGTTTCGGGCGCCATCCTGCGCATCCGTGCCATCCGCCACTGCACAGGGCTCGGCCGCGTCGATGATCTGGCGGACCGCGCCCGCGCCGTTGCGCAGCAGAACGTCGTTGAAATCCTCGCCTTCCGCCCGCGGTAGGGCGATGGCGACGCTGCGGCCTTCCGCGAGGAGACGCCGCGCCGCCGCCTCGGCTGCACGAAGGCCCGCGCCTGACGCATCGTGATCGGCCAGCAGAACGACACGCCGGGCCTCCGGCGGCAGGACGACCTGTTCGAGGTTGGTGGCCGAGAGCGTCGCCCATACCGCCATATCCGGGCAGGCCGTCATCACGGCGAGCGCCGTTTCGATGCCTTCGCTGAGACCAAGGACAGCGTCGTCGCCGATCGGCGCCAGGCGCACCGCGCCGCCGCCAACCCGGCCCAGCATCTTCTTCGGCTTTTCGACCTCGGCTTTCGCCGCCCCGTCCGGCCGCAGGTAGATGCGGTGCAGGGCAACCACGCTGCCGGCGCGGTCGCGAACCAGCCCGACGATGGCCGGGAACCCGGTCCTCGTGTCCCAATGCGTGAGGTCCGGATGGAACAGGAGGTCGGACGGTGGCGGGACCGTCAGTCCTCGTGCGCGCAGATAGGCCTCGCCCGGTGTGCCGGCGATCGGGAGGGCCCGCGAGAGGATGATCTCGATTTCTCGGGCAGGGTCTTTCTCCGGTTTCGCAGGAGCCGCCGAGGGGTCGCGCCGCGCTGGCGCCGCGGCCGACCATCCGACCAGATCGGCGGCATAGGCGAAGAGGTCGCGGCCCTTGAGGCCGGTCGCCTGTTCCAGCGTGCTGAGCGGTCCGCCGCCCTGGCCGCCGTCGAAGTCGATCCAGTCGCCGGCGTGCTCGCCTCTGAGCGTGATCACGCAGGAACCGTTCTTTCGCGGCGCAGCGCCATTGATATTGGCGAGACGCCATTCGTCGCCGTTGCGCCGGCCGTTCGGGAAGTGCTGCGGCACCCAAGCGCCGGTCCTGTCACGCAGGCCGGCCACGATGGCGTCGAGATCGTAATGGACCGCAAGCGTTCTGGCGGGTGCGATGTCGTTGAAGTCAATCAAGGATCACCAGCCCTTGCTCCGCGCGCGTGATGGCGGTGTAGAGC from Polymorphum gilvum SL003B-26A1 carries:
- a CDS encoding terminase small subunit, Nu1 encodes the protein MATNTQPIAVIARLLDLTERRVQQLARDGIIPASARTGPERGRYDLVGTVRGYVRYLRELATRSQTGAADFGVERARLIKAKADLAEMDAQVRRGDLLPAAQVEEAWIAVLARLRARLLVLPDRLAPLVHEETTIAGTRAQIRDAITEALAELASLPTIAVDAEGAGAAGAGDTQGADDPGAAADPDDQ
- a CDS encoding DUF7146 domain-containing protein, translated to MAGLRDRTGAWVPQHFPNGRRNGDEWRLANINGAAPRKNGSCVITLRGEHAGDWIDFDGGQGGGPLSTLEQATGLKGRDLFAYAADLVGWSAAAPARRDPSAAPAKPEKDPAREIEIILSRALPIAGTPGEAYLRARGLTVPPPSDLLFHPDLTHWDTRTGFPAIVGLVRDRAGSVVALHRIYLRPDGAAKAEVEKPKKMLGRVGGGAVRLAPIGDDAVLGLSEGIETALAVMTACPDMAVWATLSATNLEQVVLPPEARRVVLLADHDASGAGLRAAEAAARRLLAEGRSVAIALPRAEGEDFNDVLLRNGAGAVRQIIDAAEPCAVADGTDAQDGARNRPIGFVEPQGRLPQLRADEGDLARAHARSWGLLLASNRTPWLFRSGGMPTWAVHDDDGLPMARPVTEERLRHMLAKLADWRRLARNGDLVPAHPPTPLIKSLLATPDPGLPVLAGIVTTPVFGRNGALLTEPGYHPDARLLYQPTPGFAVPQVPERPSPAEIATARSLIVDDMLGEFPFTGHAERAHAVALMLLGFLRAMIDAPTPLHLIEKPTPGTGATLMVDAIATVLTGVSASVMTEGRDDEEWRKRLTAKLRQIPSIVLIDNLRHPLDSSALAAALTAPFWEDRILGASEMTRLPIRCVWIATGNNPEFSNEMARRIVRIRLDARVDQPWRREGFRHPDLMSWVRANRPRLVAACLTLCRAWLAAGRPRGARMIGSYESWSRIMGGVLEVAGIEGFLANLDEMLAAADGEGAIWRSFIGAWWDRFGTAEVGTSDLYEVALACEPPLPLGAGGDRSQRTRLGKALARMRDRVFDIDGRKMRVRTLGVSHQAKRWQLTIEGERGERFPQGVAASGGERCAEKGNVETQRSPAQPIETKGSGERGEHGERFSTLTHVRGCAHAMEDGEKRSPPSSPSQSACSSTACTGEHAGEHPSPRSPNGVAPDWLKEVL
- a CDS encoding DUF3489 domain-containing protein produces the protein MTKLSDTQTIVLSAAAQRANMLALPLPKNLKGGAAQKVIASLLKQGLLEEIDADARIGEHVWRETGDGHGVTLAITEHGLAAIGIEPEASRDAAEPTQSDHAAVKTPTKPNAREGSKQAQLIAMLQGADGATIAEIAAAFGWQPHTVRGAIAGALKKKLGLDVTSEKIEGRGRVYRLSREG
- a CDS encoding DUF7220 family protein; the encoded protein is MMQSRRMSLIEALSNVAIGYGVAVLTQIAVFPLFGLQVSLSDNLLIGALFTLVSVARSYAVRRMFERMRSWTA
- a CDS encoding DUF6362 family protein, which encodes MADWTREQVEERLIEAADVMKRLPEVRVQGYFSVWPKIVHEFADLVGQEPPRMKRPPPLPDAISRMEATLPWLRWLEPDDARLVWARAEGTPWKPICWRFGISRATACRRWEYGLSVITWKLNGQQVPAKRSRAFLVDRVRSSSSF
- a CDS encoding DNA modification methylase, which gives rise to MDVVETPIDKLVPYARNPRRNEEAVATVAASLAEFGWRQPIVVDEDMVIVVGHTRYEAAKRLGMTSVPVHVAHGLTPAQLRAYRLMDNRSHQNASWDDELLKLELADLKLDEFDLALTGFEDDELARLLAEAPVEGLVDEDEVPEPPATPVTRRGDLWILGEHRLLCGDSISAKDVIRLMNGERAALFATDPPYLVDYDGTNHPTKKNASARAKKIANKDWSDDYIEQKHWDDSSQGPQFYEAFMQVAIDCAIKEDAAWYCWHASRRQAMLEACWSKFDVLHHQQIIWAKSRPVLTRSIMLWAHEPCLFGWRSGNKPRVNREGFENWPTTVWSIPSSEIETREHPTSKPVRVFTLPMELHTVPGEICYEPFSGSGSQIIAGERTGRRVYGLELSETFCDVIVNRWQAFTGKSARLDGENRSFDKVKTERIGARDSDQDAA
- a CDS encoding DUF6378 domain-containing protein, which codes for MSGETMLKHAASVVAERRKIYGEPAAAMAVVARRWSITLGRPITPAEVVLCLIDLKLARLGHDPKHQDSILDIAGYAAVLQEVGR